CTTCGTCGTGGCGCGCGCAGTCAATCCAGTCATGTTCGCAGCCGGGCAGGCCATGCTGGACGGACCTCTCGCCGCATTGAACACGATCGTGCTTGTGACGAGCGGGTGGGCTGCGGCGCGCGGGGCGGCGGCGGCGAGAGGCGGATCGCCGGCCACAGCACGGCGTTGGATCATGCTGGCGATCCTGCTCGGCACGGCCTTCATTGCCGTCAAGCTGACCGAGTATGGCAGGGAGATTGCCGCCGGCGCAGGCCTGGAGACGTCGCCGTTCTTCACGCTCTATTTTCTGCTCACGGGCTTCCATCTGCTTCACGTCGTACTCGGGATGGTCATCCTCGGAATCGTCGGTCGTCATGCCGCGCCCACCAGCGTCGAGACCGGGACGGCGTTCTGGCACATGGTCGACCTGGTCTGGATCGTGATGTTCCCGATCCTCTATCTGGTGGGATGAGTCATGGTCCGCGATCGCCTCACGCTCGCCTGGCTTCAATTGCTGAGCTTCGCCGTCGCCACGCTCGCGGCCTCGTTGCTGCTGCCGAATCGCTGGCTCGCCGATGCCCTCGTGCTCGCGCTCGCATCGGCAAAGGGCAGGGTGATCGTGCTGGATTTTCTCGGCCTGCGCCATGCGCCCGCGCTGTGGCGCGGCCTGCTCGCATCGTGGCTCCTAGGCCTGGTTGCGCTCGCCGGGCTGGCGGTGGCGCTCCGCGCGCTGGTCTGACGGGCCATCGCCGTGCTGCTTGCGCCGCGACAAAGAGACTCCCGGCAGTGCCGGTAGATTGCCTTCACCATCGACCTTCACCAAAACGGAAAGGACGTGTCATGGCGGAACGCCTGACCAAGTCGGCCGCACGGAACGTCTTCTACGGCG
This region of Bradyrhizobium sp. SZCCHNS1050 genomic DNA includes:
- a CDS encoding cytochrome C oxidase subunit IV family protein yields the protein MVRDRLTLAWLQLLSFAVATLAASLLLPNRWLADALVLALASAKGRVIVLDFLGLRHAPALWRGLLASWLLGLVALAGLAVALRALV
- a CDS encoding cytochrome c oxidase subunit 3 family protein → MSALTYEPEPTERWGVLDGLPGDPMMWVLILSELVAFGLLLGAFVVARAVNPVMFAAGQAMLDGPLAALNTIVLVTSGWAAARGAAAARGGSPATARRWIMLAILLGTAFIAVKLTEYGREIAAGAGLETSPFFTLYFLLTGFHLLHVVLGMVILGIVGRHAAPTSVETGTAFWHMVDLVWIVMFPILYLVG